The following DNA comes from Papaver somniferum cultivar HN1 unplaced genomic scaffold, ASM357369v1 unplaced-scaffold_128, whole genome shotgun sequence.
TTGGGTTGCTACCCTAAAACTTGAAGGATCCACTAAAAGGCTTGAAGCCATCAGAAAGATAATCAGGGAAACTCACCTTAATAATATGAACCAGAACCTCTGCCACTTGAATAGCCATCATTCGCGCGACGACTTGGGTACATAGATGAGTATGAACTTGGTCCAACCTGGGGGAAAAAAAACAAGGGAGAtgggaaaaaaaaacaataagatGACCTCTGAAAATATTTGAATTAGAGATAATCTTTCAAAATAGAAGATCAGGGACAAACATCTGATCCAGTAGACATGTATTCCCTGCTGCCATAGCTGGGTTGGAATCCACCTGCATCACCTCTGCTCACTTCATCTGAAAATGACATCATATGAGTCAAAGACTGCTATGAGTTCGCGATCAAAGAAATTTAAAAGTATGTGCTTCCCATACCTCGGACGTATCCCATGCTGGATGGGCGCGTTTCATACAAGTCACGAGAATATCCAGCAGAACTCCGGCTACTTCTTTCATAACCTAGATGAGAACCATGGCCCAGCCTGACATAACAACACCACTAATCGTAATTAGAAAGGGAAACAGCACAAAGAACAGCAACAGATTTGGCGTCCTAAGTAATTACCTTGCGGATTCGCTTTCATAAGCACTATTGCCATATGGCAAAGAAGCAGTAGCTGCCTCATATTCATAGCGAGCTCTGGGTTGTCGAAGTGTTGATTCGGCATACCGAGAATCAATTTCTTCCTAAAAGAATTTAGGTATGGCGTTAAACCCAAGAAAATATTAATAAGAACACTAATATCGGAGGAAACTTCATAATGGGACTCACCGTAGCAGAATGAGGTCGttttgaaccagaaatagaactaTATTCACGGCTATGACCACCACGGTAGCTCGAGGGTCGTTCTGCATATCTTTCGTAGCTTTCATCAGCATAAAGAGGTTCTGGCCTTCGATGTGCACGTGAAGAAGTCCTCATAGAACTGTCAGCATATCCAGATCCGTGGGATGAGTAAGTGTCCCTAAAGGATGAAGGTCTCTCGGCAGGTCCTCTCGTAACATAATCAGATGACCGATGAAAAGTGTCTTCACGGCGAACATAATCCCTCTTTGTAGTGCTCCTTCCATAACTTGAACTGGCTGAAGCCAAATGTGTTGCATAAGAAGATACAGAGAAATTAGTTCTAAACTGATGATATTCTAATGTATGCTATTGCTGAGAAGATATCACTACAAACATACCAGAAGGCCGGGGATCATAGGATCTCTCTGAAGAAGGGTATCCCCTTCTACTTCCAACTCTATCACGGGAAATATCCATATCTGCATATCTATCTCTAGGACCAAATCGCTTATAATCACCGCCATAACTGGAATAACTTTGAAACCCGCGTCCACTGCGAGCTGCAAACCTTGACTCGGTGCGGTGCAAGCTAGGGTTCCAGAAAGGTCTGCCACCCCGTGCTCCGCCACGCTCCACGTAACCCCCTTGACCATGTTTAACTGACTTACCTCTTTGGCGTGGCCTCGACAATCTTACCCTAACCTTAACCTGTTGAAGTTGTAGATACATTTAAAAGATATTAATTGCATTTAACTGTAACAGTCGCTGTTGATCAACGCATGGGGACAAATATTAACCAATTCTTCAGTGGAACAGCCACAAACCTTCTTATCTCCGTCACCCAGTTCAGTATTATTGACACCTTCAACACAAGCAACTGCAGCGTCATGGGAGTCAAAGGTTACAAAGCCAAAATCTTTTCTTTTAGCAGCTGGCATATTCCGGGCAAGTTCAACCTTTTCAATCTTTCCGAATTTCTTGAGATGGTCTTTAACACGGTCTTCATCCCAGGAAATAGGCAAACCATCCAGAAAGACTGCCCTAACCTGATCAAGCAAACATTTGAATATTACAATCTCTTGACAATTTTACAGGGCAGGAATTTGCATTCAAATATATGGCAAACGGCAAACAAAGTTTTAGACTTCGTAAGGAATGGATATCTATAGAGAATCCTAATGGAGTGTGCAAGATTCCAATGAAACAAACTAAGCAGGCACGTTTTCAACTATGTTCTAATTGACTACCCAACGTGACACAACTGATGACATGAGGTGATATATCACTATAAGGCTCCTATATTACCTTCTCTTTATTcaaaattgattactttgtgCTCTTTATATCGTGACTGTTCAAAATTGCATagtttaatattttcttttttcataTCTTTTTGCAATCTCAAAATTTTGATGTTCTTTATATATTGGAAAAGACAAATCTCACGGCTACGAACATACCCTTTTGATTAATATGACGGGTTTGGTTTGATAAGATCACAttatgcaacaacaaaaaaaggaaCAGATGGTTACTGAACCAAACAACTGACCTGTGCCATGACTTCATCATCCATCTCAATGAACGTATCTGCAAAAGCAATCTTTGCTGGCCTATCAGTACCAAACAAAACATCCCTCTTCTGCAAGTGCTTGCATGCATCCAAAGCATCTGGACGACTACCGAAATCCAGAAAAGCAAACCCCCTATTCATCCCCTCGTTTCTAGTATCCTCAACCAGTGTCAAGTCTTCAAAGTTATCAACACCATAGTGTATCAGTTTTTCCTTCAACTGTGCAACAAACAATGTGGCCAGTTTAACAGATTTACACGGAAAGAGGAGTAAGTACATAAACAGACTGGGATAGAACCTTGACTATGTTGATGATCAAGGGAAACATCCAACTCAATGCAGATCAATCAAGAAGGTGTCATCATACTTACAGCTTCCTTTGTCCATGTCTTGCATATATTGCCGACGAACAGTGTGTCACTGTCCTGACTTGGAGCAACACCAAATTGCTTTCCATTAATCTGAAAGAAAATTCCCTATCCAGAGTTAGATAAATCTAAAAGAAACTCTCAATTAAGAAAACCCCAGACTGCAAACGCTTAGGCTATTGATTACCGTTGGGTTTTTAAGTTCACTGACAGCTCGTTTTGCCTGCTCAACTGTAGCAAAACGTAGGAATGCGAAACCCTTATTCTTTTGAGTCAATGGGTTCTTCATAAGTCTCACTTCAGTGACTTCACCAACTTCACTGAAAACCTCTCTGAGATCCTCCTCGGTAGCATCGCGATCCAATCCTCCAACAAATACCTCAAATTCTTTCCTTTTTCGCCTCTCTTTCATTACATCATGACGCTCTTTCTCGCCATCATCATCTTCTCCGTGTTCGTTCCCACCATCATCTTCTGCTTCTTTCTCTTCATCCTCACCTTCCACAATGTCTTCCATCATTTCATTCCCCACAATCCCCTCATCATCGTACTCTTCTTCCATCTCTGGATCTTCCTCAATTCCAACATTGGCTACACGTTCCTCCTCGGCCTCTGACTGGGGATCCTTGTCTTCTAGCTCCAAACGTTCAGAACCATCATACTCCTGATAATCCACCGAATCTAGCTCCTTATCCTCCTTATCCTCTGATACATTAACACCAATAGTGTAAAACATAACAAATTTTCATCGAAGTTCTccttgatttcaaagattatatccAATAATTAAACTAAAAATTTCCCCTCGTCTTGTTATACTTTCCAATTATAAACAGTAAGTAATAGATCCGTATTCTCGTGACAAAttagataatgcaaaaagaaaaaCTATAACGTTGTTCCACAAGTCTTCTTGCACCTCGTGTTTTCCCCTGATTTTATCCTGGCTTTCAAATTTTCGGTATGGTTCTTAGAATATAATAACTTCAATTACTCTTTTCTAAATTTGCCAACTTGATTTAACATTAATAAGTCTCAAATTT
Coding sequences within:
- the LOC113332099 gene encoding nucleolin-like, which gives rise to MPPRKLKRPSTSVAPKKRTPTKTLVEEEQQQHQEEEAELVDNSNTTTTTMNEEYRETESPPKEDKEDKELDSVDYQEYDGSERLELEDKDPQSEAEEERVANVGIEEDPEMEEEYDDEGIVGNEMMEDIVEGEDEEKEAEDDGGNEHGEDDDGEKERHDVMKERRKRKEFEVFVGGLDRDATEEDLREVFSEVGEVTEVRLMKNPLTQKNKGFAFLRFATVEQAKRAVSELKNPTINGKQFGVAPSQDSDTLFVGNICKTWTKEALKEKLIHYGVDNFEDLTLVEDTRNEGMNRGFAFLDFGSRPDALDACKHLQKRDVLFGTDRPAKIAFADTFIEMDDEVMAQVRAVFLDGLPISWDEDRVKDHLKKFGKIEKVELARNMPAAKRKDFGFVTFDSHDAAVACVEGVNNTELGDGDKKVKVRVRLSRPRQRGKSVKHGQGGYVERGGARGGRPFWNPSLHRTESRFAARSGRGFQSYSSYGGDYKRFGPRDRYADMDISRDRVGSRRGYPSSERSYDPRPSASSSYGRSTTKRDYVRREDTFHRSSDYVTRGPAERPSSFRDTYSSHGSGYADSSMRTSSRAHRRPEPLYADESYERYAERPSSYRGGHSREYSSISGSKRPHSATEEIDSRYAESTLRQPRARYEYEAATASLPYGNSAYESESARLGHGSHLGYERSSRSSAGYSRDLYETRPSSMGYVRDEVSRGDAGGFQPSYGSREYMSTGSDVGPSSYSSMYPSRRANDGYSSGRGSGSYY